The stretch of DNA ATCCCAATTGGCATTATCCTAACGGATGAATGTATTATCACTGTTTCATTGAAGGATACACCGATTTTAGAGGAATTTAAGAGAAACAGAGTTAAAGAGTTTTTTACCTTTAAGAAGACCCGCTTCGCTCTGCAAATCTTGTTTGTTATTTCATCGTATTATCTTCGGTACCTAAAACAAATTAACAAGAAAACCAATGAAATTGAACGAGTCGTTCACCAGTCATTGAAGAATAAAGAACTATATGCTTTTCTAGCTTTAGAAAAAAGTTTGGTTTACTTTACGACTTCATTAAAATCTAATAAGGTCGTTCTCGATAAAATTTTGCGCTTTAACTACTTAAAAATGTATGAAGAAGACAAGGATTTGTTAGAAGACGTCATTATTGAAAAAACACAGGCAATAGAAATGGCTGAAACCTACCGTTCGATCTTGAGCGGGATGATGAACGCTTTTGCCTCCATTATTTCAAATAATTTGAACATCGTAATGAAGTTCTTAACTTCCATAACAATTATTTTAGCCTTGCCAACGATGGTAGCAAGCTTTTATGGAATGAACGTAGACATTCCGTTTCAACATATTCGTCACCCCTATGTCATTCCACTTTCTATCTCGGTCTTTTTTGCTAGCTTAACTGCATTTATTTTTTGGAAAAAGAAATATTTCTAGACTGCCAGCCATTTTATTGGGCTGGCTTTTTATTTTTTTCTGATTCCTTTTAGTTGAAAATCAAAAAATTTTCCCAACTTCCAATAGGACTTTTTGTCCATATATTTTCAGAAAAATCAAAATATAATTAAGGAGCAGTGAGTTTGCTGTAAACATATTTTTGAGAGGAGTTTCTTGATGAAGAGAAAGAAAGTTCTTGGGGCTACGGTAATGAGTGTGGTAATGGGGATTTCAATGTTTGCAACCGGGGCATTTGGCCAACAGGCAAAAAGTAATGAGACGTTCCGGGTATTAATTCAAGGGCCAGCCTCCGAAAAGGCGAAAGCAAAGGCGAATTATGGGGTTCGCTGGGACTTTAACAGCAAAGGGTTTACAACAACAGTCAATGCACAGCAATACCAGGCACTTTTACAAAACAAAAACTTAACGATTGAAAAAGTTTCTGAGGTAAACGTAGGAACCATGAGAGAAGAAGCGGCCGCCAAACCAGGCGGAACAACTGGTGCAGTTCCTAGTGATCAAACACCATGGGGAATTCAGGCGATCTATAATGATTCTGCCATCGCGGCTACGTCCGGCGGAAGTGGAATAACGGTAGCGGTCTTAGATACAGGTGTAAATAAAAACCATGCTGATTTAGCCAGCAACGTAAAACAATGTCAGGACTTTTCACAGACAAAAGTTTCATGGGTAGATGGGACTTGTTCAGATGGTAACGGACATGGAACACATGTATCTGGTACGGTGCTAGCTAACGGTGGAAGCACAGGTAAAGGAATTTACGGTGTGGCTCCAGAAGCCAACCTTTGGTCCTATAAGGTATTAAATGACCGTGGCAGCGGCTATTCTGATGATATTGCTGCAGCCATTAATAAAGTAGCAGATGAAGCGGTTCGTACGGGTTCAAAAGTCATTATTTCTATGTCACTTGGCTCAAGCTCGAAGGATTCGCTAATCTCTAATGCCGTTGATTATGCATATGGTAAAGGTGTACTTGTTGTCGCCGCTGCAGGAAATGACGGACCTGGAGACAATACGATTGGTTACCCAGGTGCGTTAGTCAATGCAGTAGCCGTTGCTGCTTTAGAGAATGTTCAAGAAAATGGCACGTATCGTGTGGCTGATTTCTCATCCAGAGGAAATCCGGCAACCGACGGTGACTATGTAATCCAAGAACGTGATGTAGAGGTATCTGCACCAGGCAGAGCGATTGAGTCAACCTGGAAGGATGGTGCATATAACACCATTAGTGGCACATCGATGGCTACTCCACATGTCTCTGGTCTTGCTGCGAAGATTTGGTCAGCAAACCCATCATGGTCAGCCAGCCAGCTACGTGCAGAACTGCAGAACAGAGCGAAAGCGTATGATATTAAAGGTGGAACAGGCGCAGCTACTGGTGATGATTACGCCTCAGGTTTCGGTTTCCCTAGAGTAAAATAATGATTATGGCCATCCATACCTAGAGTCTGGGTGGCTTTTAAATAGATTATTCAATCTTTTAAAATAATCTGAAAAATATCTGTAAAAATAGTTACTATAGTAGTAAAATGGTAAAAAAAGAAAGGCAAGCTGGTGGTTAAATGGAATTTGGGGCATTAATTAAATTTTATCGAACTCAAAGAGGAATCACTCAAGCAGAGCTTGCAAAAGGGATTTGCTCTGTCCCGCATTTAAGCAAAATTGAGAACAACTCCAAAGAAGCCAATGAGGAAACGATTTCTCTATTATTGGAGCGGCTAGAAATAAGTTTGGAAGAGATAGAGGAAAAAGAAGATCAAATCAAAATCTTACTTCGAGAATTTGCAGAAAAGATCAATTTTTACTTAAAGGATAAAATTGATGAAACCTTCCAACAGTTAAAAGAGATAGAGCATATCATACCTTTCTCCAAGTATATTTATGTCTGGGAATTATATAAATTTAGATACTTAATATTTAAAGGTTTAGTCGTTGAAGCTGAAAGTCAAAGGGATCTATTATACAAGCAGAAGAAGAATTTTTCCCAACATGAAGACTATTTATTTAGATACTATAATGCTGTATTTTTAATGTGGAAGGGTCAATATAAAAATGCAGATGATATCTTGGATGCCTTGCATGCAGAAAATGGTAATGAAACGACAGATGGAGAATTTCTTTATCACCGTGCCTTGATAAAAAGTTCCCTTGAGCAGTCAGGTCATGCTATCCATTTTGGGAAAATGGCTCTGCAGATCTTTATGAATCAGCATAACTTTTATAGAATTCTTCACACGTTGATGCTTCTAGGAATC from Bacillus sp. SLBN-46 encodes:
- a CDS encoding magnesium transporter CorA family protein; its protein translation is MLEIFKSTETKVLEKVDVISKGCWVNMYAPTAEEINRVSSDAQVDVDILKDALDDEERPRIERDDGRVYIIVDFPYIVKDETGYEGYETIPIGIILTDECIITVSLKDTPILEEFKRNRVKEFFTFKKTRFALQILFVISSYYLRYLKQINKKTNEIERVVHQSLKNKELYAFLALEKSLVYFTTSLKSNKVVLDKILRFNYLKMYEEDKDLLEDVIIEKTQAIEMAETYRSILSGMMNAFASIISNNLNIVMKFLTSITIILALPTMVASFYGMNVDIPFQHIRHPYVIPLSISVFFASLTAFIFWKKKYF
- a CDS encoding S8 family serine peptidase codes for the protein MKRKKVLGATVMSVVMGISMFATGAFGQQAKSNETFRVLIQGPASEKAKAKANYGVRWDFNSKGFTTTVNAQQYQALLQNKNLTIEKVSEVNVGTMREEAAAKPGGTTGAVPSDQTPWGIQAIYNDSAIAATSGGSGITVAVLDTGVNKNHADLASNVKQCQDFSQTKVSWVDGTCSDGNGHGTHVSGTVLANGGSTGKGIYGVAPEANLWSYKVLNDRGSGYSDDIAAAINKVADEAVRTGSKVIISMSLGSSSKDSLISNAVDYAYGKGVLVVAAAGNDGPGDNTIGYPGALVNAVAVAALENVQENGTYRVADFSSRGNPATDGDYVIQERDVEVSAPGRAIESTWKDGAYNTISGTSMATPHVSGLAAKIWSANPSWSASQLRAELQNRAKAYDIKGGTGAATGDDYASGFGFPRVK
- a CDS encoding helix-turn-helix domain-containing protein, with product MEFGALIKFYRTQRGITQAELAKGICSVPHLSKIENNSKEANEETISLLLERLEISLEEIEEKEDQIKILLREFAEKINFYLKDKIDETFQQLKEIEHIIPFSKYIYVWELYKFRYLIFKGLVVEAESQRDLLYKQKKNFSQHEDYLFRYYNAVFLMWKGQYKNADDILDALHAENGNETTDGEFLYHRALIKSSLEQSGHAIHFGKMALQIFMNQHNFYRILHTLMLLGINYTHSNIYEEAQGCFQHLIRNAELLKEERMLPQIYHNMGYLQNKMKNVKGALYYYEKSLDLQPNFNQHYLVTLYSIGELNYHLQSVEKARECFQEVHSLAKDLGVKKYRLLADFYLFLLVSPSKGFKYLETKVIPYFEEANEHIDDLTSFYKMLADYYQGKGMIMEAVNYLNKIT